AAAGACAGTTGTTGAGGGTGGGGGGAGATGGGAGGGGTGGGGGCAGTCCCAACTGGTCATGTTTTCCATTCACTGATGACTATGCTGTCTTGACACCCCTGTCTATGATATAACATTTGTTACACTGAAACATTAATACCAATTGCCTCtagcaacatttctaaaacctATTAGAAATTATTGATTAAAGTTTAAATTACAACAAACCTATATGGGGGGAAAACAATAAGTGAACAATATGTAGATACCACATTTtactaattatttttattgcaaTATTAAAAAACTTGATGTTCTaatagtgtttctcaaccctgctcctagaggttttagatctctccttgctctgtcacacctgattcaaatgatcagctcgttatcaagtccttcatgagctacatcaggtatgtttgggcagggagagatctaaaacatgcagggccgCAGGTTGTTCAGGAGCAGGGCTGAGAAACACGGTACTAAtagaaacaatttaaaatgtttggatTTTTTGGCTAGCAGAACAAGTCTACCtgaaaaaaaagcatttacagTCAAAGGATCTTAAAATAACTGCCCATTGTTTCCAGAGTTATTACTTGTAAATGaaccaatttttttattttattttgtatgttaaGCAGCAGCTTTTCTGAGTAGGAATGCTGTGTTTGTACACCAGTCATTGACAATAATGCCGATAGAACTCTGAATGGCCAGCTCATTCTTCTCTAGAACTCTTACTGCTCATATCATCATCCGTAGTAGTGTTTTATCCCCCATTACCAATTCATGCTTTGACAACAAATACAATGGTATGACTCAACAGAATATTACAGTGAGATGTGCTCTAGGCAGTTACTTTCACGTGCAGTGGTCTCCTTTACAGAATGTAATTTGGCTTGGTTCGAATAAGGCACAAAAAGATGATGAATACCTCTGGAAAGGCAACATCATAAGAGTTACATACCTCATAAGAGTAATTCAGGTTCTCCTCATCGGTGGGCTCCTGTTGAACTATGACCTCAGACCTGAACCCCCCCAACTCGACGTCCTCCGTGTCCAGGAAGTCCTGACTGAAGTCTTCCAGCTCATCCAGGACCGCAAACTCCACCTTATTCTCAAGGTCTGCCTCCCCATCCTCCCCGATCCTCACTTGACTGCCACAGACTTCTCCATTCCTCAGCCCAGAGCTACCCTCGACAGGCCCTAGCTCTGCATCATCATCATGCAACTCTCCATTAAGGCCCTCTGAGCTGTCCTCCCCTCCACTGCCCTCCTGACCTATCCCCGTGTACAGCACCTTGCGATTTTTACGCCTGCTACTATCTACGACACTCACGCTGACCTTAATGTCTCTGAGTAACTTGAGGTCTGGCAGGAACTTGGTGACTGTGGGTGCATGGCGGGCTGTCCTAGGGCACGGAGCGCTGGGTTCAGCCTCATCGGACAGGTTACTACAGAAGGTTATGGAATCCTTGGTGAGAAGCCCCAGGCCCCCTGctggggtgtgtttgtgtccatcACCACCAGAGCTAACGTCCATTTCCTCTGCGTCACTGGACGTTTGCAGGGGAGGTGGTGGAGGCTGCGCTTTACCATTAAGGCCCTCCGAATTTAAACCATCAGGTGGCTCCAACGGCAAGGGAGGTGAAATGTCATCTATCTCCATGTTGACTGTCTTAAGAGTCACTAAACACAAATGATCTATAGGTCACCCTGGCTCTGTTTTAGCAATTATTTCTCAAAAGCTGTCAGCTATAACGCATGCAGAAGCACATTGCACACAAGATTCCAAACAAAACTTTCCTGTATTGACCATGTACCAGTGTTGAATATGCTAAGCTGACTACATTGTTCTTTTCATTAATGTAGACAGCTTTTTAGAATCACTGTCTCAATTACTGGAAATCACAATGCATTCAGCTTATATTGCTCGTCTAGTCACTGCTCATCCTCCACTGGCGTGTCCTCTGTCAGagctagaaagagagagacaaaacatttaatgaagGATGCCGATGGCAAAGAGAAACTCCGCTGTGCGAACTCAATGAGAAAATCATCACATGATACTTTACACTACAGTACTGTTTAAGATGTCTACCATCGCAAAGGCCAAATGCAAACAGATGACTCAGTAAATATTTGCAATCATTGGCTTGGTTGATTGCAGAATGTTAACGTTAGCTGGCTGTATGTGCAATAATCTAAATATAATAACTAATTCCCAGTCTAATAAATCTAAAACGGTAATAACTGATTAGCAATTCGACACCGAGTGATTTGAAAAATATACCTCACGATAATTTTGTATTGTCCATCTACGCACCACACTACTAGCATAGTTAGCTAGCCACTACAGTAGCTAACGTTACCTGGCTAGCTAAGCCCAAACTTGATAAGCGGTTTAGCTTCACAGTTAGATGTCGAAATTAaaggataaaacatttaacaatgaaagaaaataccTAAATTGATTACTCACCTATATTTAACTTACACAATATACTTCCCTTCGCTAACTAATCTAAATTATGTTCTTCTTTTGACGAGGCCAGACAGAACCCTTCCCCGTTCCGCCATCTTGCAGACAGCTGCAGAGTGCTTCCGAATCTAGATCCAACGCAAATACCGGCTTTTTGAAGATTGACATGTAATGAGTCCAATCCTTATTTATTTCTCCGTACATGGACaaatcatacattttcaaaggcagGCATTTCCTCAGGACGAAATACTGCGGGATTAAAAAGACCAATCAAATATCAGAATATCTCAGAGTTAACCAATAAAAAGAACGAATTAGGAAGTGCAGTGGCACGTTATAATCGATAGGTGGCAATAATCTTCATCAGTAACATTTGCAAAGCAATGTATAACAGTGATAAAATCAGAGTTCATTAAATAGTCTAGGTGCAATTACTGGCtacccatttttatttttgccaaatTATGAAGAAGCTAATCTGATCTAACAATTGCAATTACTGAAACTTACTTGGTACAGTATTTATATTGTTCTGTGTACTGTCTTGCCTTGGTTTTCAAGTGTCTTGCTAATAAAATAATGGTTATATTCATatctttggaaagtatttagaccctttcACGTTCTCAACATTTTATTATGATATGGACTTCATTTCtaatggatttttttaaatcccatCACACAACACCgtataatgacaaagtgaaaacacattttaagaaatacgtgccaatgtattgaaaatatttaatgtacataagtgttcagaccctttattctgTACTTTGTAGATGTCTCTTTGGCTCCAATCAAAACATTAAGTGTTCTTAGGGATGGCTATAACAGCTTGCACACCGATTATTCTTCCCAGATCCTCCTCTGTCAGATGGATGGGGAGTGTCAGTGAACTGCCATCTTCAGGTCAAATCTTTAATGGTGTTCAAATCCAGGCTTTGGCTGTGCCACTTAAGGACATTCCCAGATTTGTACCAAAGCCACTCCACCTTTGTCCTGGCTTTGTGCTTCTGATTGTTATCATGCTGAAATCTTCACCCCAGTCCAAGGTCCTGTTCACTTTGCACAGTTTTCTTTAAGGACCTCAGTGTTTTGCTCCGTTCATCCACTCAAACCTCAACAGTCCTTGCCTCTGGGAAGCATCCCCACTGCATGAAGCTgcgttagagtggccattgggttcatGGTAACTTCCTGAACCAAGGACCTCCTTGCTCGGTTACCCAGTTTGGTTGGACAACCAGATCTAGGGAGAGTCTTGTGGGTTCCAAACTTTTTCAATTTCACAATGAAATAGCCCAcagtgctcctgggaactttgaGTTTATTAGACATTTGTTTAGCTTGGTTTCTAATCTGATATGCACTCTGATGTGTGGCAACATGTATAGACATGTATCTTTCTAAATGTTTAATCAAGGGAacttgccacaggtggactccaatcaattGCTAGAGAACCCTCAAGAATTATCAAAGGACACATGATACTTCTCAGCTCAATTTTGAGTATCTAGTAAAGGgcctgaatacttatgtacataagaCTTTCATCTTCAGTAAATTGGTAAAAATGTCTATGTTTTGCTTTATGGTTATGGGGTTTGTATATTGATTGATGGCAAATAATCAATTCAAATATAAACTAAGTGCATAACAAAaccaaatgtggagaaagtgaaagggacTGTAAATGAATAAAATCAACTTAGATTGTTGAGATTTCATTAACAAGGACCATGACGGAGAATACAAATATTCGTAAGGTCATAAGATCATTTTCTTGTGATcatgacataaaaaaatgttttgtcaagatcatgagatattttttttgtggcCATGTCTTGTTAGTGATATCACTTTCTTCTGATAAGGATATGTAAGTTGTTTTGTGAAGATCACAAGATAACTATAAATAGAAGAGGAATTATTAATGATAGATGAGAGTACGGTTGAGGGGGCAAAGCCTATGGTGGATCAGCAAATCTGTTTGAATTATAAAGAGGTAACCAGACAGAAATTGCATTATGTCTGTCAGTTATGGATGGCTTTGAAATCAGTGTCCGACTTAACAGAGGGAGGCTGGCAAATTTAGGTCTGTTTAGGCgcatacatttcagttttccaGAATGTGTCGTTTATTTTCTAGCCTGTATGCATGAAAGATGTCCTGCAATCCCAAAAAACTCATCATAGGCTACATTGAAGGCCACCAGGGTCCGCCAGCAGTCCACAAGGACACAATGAAGAATTTAGCTGTGCTTTGACACAGTGCCCTCctgaattattggcaccctaggtaaaaatgaacaaaaaaggctgtgattttttttattttatttgctgtGCAttagcttgatcttacactgggaaaaatacaaatctTACCTTAAATTCAGTAAAAAcggttcaaagaaaaaaaaatattttattgaaaaacatctgtaacgattattggcacccttaaaAATCTTATGAACAAAATTTGAAGGACGTATTATCCAATTAAGACTTTACTTTTTAATGTTCATCTGAGTATTTGGGAAGTTGTCATCCAAgatttcctgtttcactggggtttTAATATGAGGACACACAGGCTAATCTCTGTTAGTCATAAAAAATAATGGAAAGGCTTGATAAcccacaaatgaaatgagaaaaaaagattGTTGACCTTCACTAATCAGGCAATCGTTATAGAAAGAATTCCACACACCTGAAAATATCCCTCTCCACTATTAGGGCAATAtctaagaaatgtaaaacaactggaGCTGTGATGAACATGCCTTATAGGGGAACCCGATGGAAAATTGCAGAAGTTGGTTACATCTTGGTGTCACTAACTCTCCAAAATTCAAATTATACACCACCTCTATGCTAAGTTATTTGGAAGgcttgccagaagaaagcctctgcTGCCACCAAACCAGAAACACAAGTGTCTGGTTTGTTTTTGCCAGGCTCAAACAGAGTGATTATTAGATCTTCTAGCAGGTCCAAAGCATACCTCCGAATCCACATGAACAGTTCACTGACCACaaaatcaagcttttgcaatggccatcacagtcccctgaACAATGAGCCAGAGTCCACAAGCGAGGACCAAACAGTCCAGAGATGAATGCGCTGGAGATGTTCTGTACGGAGGAATGGTCTCAAATCCTTTCTTCATCAAACATtagattacattacattatagaTTGGATTGCATTATAGAAACATTATAGATTACTTAGAATATATTGGCACAGGGAGGGTGCACTAAGTATTAGAAGTGCCGATAATATTATTTAGATATTGCTTGGAACAATTCTCACTGAATTAAAGGTTAAATTCATGATACTGCATTTTTGTCCATATTCacctagggtgccaataatctCTGCAGGGCACTGTAGCTTACAAAGACACCTACTGGtgtacatacactgaacaaaattataaacgcaacactctTGTTTTTGAccccaaattctctgaaacacctttggagacggcttatggtagagaaatgaacattaaattcacaggCCACacctctggtggacattcctgcaccagcacgccaattgcacactccctcaaaaccAGCCACATCTGTggcattttattgtggccagcctaaggcacacctgtgcaataatcatgctgtctaatcagcatcttgatatgccacacctgcgaggtggatggattatctcggcaaaggagaagcgctcactaacacagattcagactgaataatatttgagagaaaaaggccttttgtgtacatagagaaagtcttagatctttgagttcagctcatgataaatgggggcaaaaacaaaagtgttgcgtttttCCTGGTTTAAAtgcatggatttttttttattgctagAGTTATTTGGATTGTAAATTGGGTTTGTTTCTTGAATAAAATGCTTGATTATTTGtcttacatttttctgcattgttaaacatTAGCAGCATAGAACCAATAACCTTAATTTAGtccaaaatatttattcaaaacAGGTAAATAGCGGTTTCTGTATACCTGAGGTCAGTGATATAAAACCCAGAAAACccaatgaaacattttgaagcAAAATTCAGAagcagaaaacccttcagatgtgagtaaaaaattatatattttaagttAGGTCACTGCAATACAAAAAATCCACCCTATGTAATATATGGAATGAGGTGgaataagaaaaacacatcGCCAACTCTTTTGAGAAAAAAACCCTACACATTTAATGTGCTttcctgtgtttttcctttaaacTAGCAAACCTCAGCAAAGTCAAAATCCAGGGCAATGATACGGATTACACTAAAAAGGAGGCTATAATACATCTTCATAACTCTTTCACAGAGAAGGTATAACATCTGACATGAGTTAAGGAAAACAAACCTCTCATCCTTAGGACAGGATTTATATGGATTATTGATGGCTGCAACTGTCTCTACGAGGGTTAGCAGttacacagaaaaaacattccaaGAAGGCAGTCTGAcccagaaaagacagaaaacactTTACGTTCTCTTCCTCAGCAAGCCGGTTCTGAAAAAAAAGTCTACTTTAAATACTGGTAAGGTATATTTAAAAAGTGTTATttggcaaaacaaatgtaacccACACAATTCCAaatcatattttaataaaatgaacaataaaataaGAATAGCATGTACTTTAATAAGATTTAGGATTAAATAACACACATGGCTGATTTTTATCAATTCACAGACATATACAAagcaaagcaaaaatatattttccaaagacAATTACTTGAAAAGTGCAATCAATCCATCTTTCCAAAGTGCCAATATTTCGCTGCACCTCCCACCACCTTAAGTGTAAAACCAATCTTCATGTATGTGAAGACGACGCAGGATGCAGAAAGGCACAAAGTGTGGTTCCCATACTGAGCCCCCATGTTGTAGTCCCTAGTCCTGGAGTTTGAACTGGAAAGAACTTGTGCTCCATCGGCTGATATCACAGTCAAGCATGGTTCGTTCTGTGAAGGTCACATTCCCTGCTGTATCTATGAGGATTATGGTATTGGTCCTAAAACAGGCCGAGACACAAAACATAAAAGAAATAAGAGGGATGAAACCAGATCAGAGGCTTAGGCATTCCAAATATCAtgataaacaaacaacaaatgagAAGCATTATACCATcaaaaaatctacagaaatacTTTTCTGTATACAGCCCTGacattggctgaaataacttcataCATTGACAATAGGACATTTTTGCAGACTCTTTACAGCACTGCATCAACTGTGCCATACCATAACTCTCTGTTCCTTCTTTTTGGGTAACTTTGTTGTAGCTTTGCTGGTGTATTTCTGaccattgtcctgttgcaacaTGATAGTTGGACAGTGGAATGATACTTTGATTtgtttggaaatggctttgtaaccctaCCAGACACATGGGGACCAATAATATTTCTTCTGAGGTCCTTGGAAAGGTCTTTTGATTTTGGCATGATATGATACTACAAACACCCATATGGTGaacaccaaaccagaccaaattTCGATCAACACCCGTTTTGGTGCTCCTGATCCTAAATTCAGCAGTTTAATGTCATGGTAGTGGTAGGGTTGTACTAACTTTAGTACAGATACTCATGTGCAAATAAGACAGCTATCCAGTGGGTGTACCTTTTCACAACTTTATAGGTCACAATCCTAATGTAGCTAAAGACTTAGAGAGGTATTGGCTACATAAATGTGTAAAGTTAGAAACAagattttcatttcaaaacatattgctgtttgtctctgtgtgtactCATGAATAAAACCATAAACTGGTGAACCAACTGTTTCAATTTTCCTTTGTACCCTAGGAATATAACTCTGCCAGCACAGCCCTGTCATGACAAACAACAGTACTGAGATGGAGAACTTCTAAAACACAGACGCCACATTAGAGAGAATGTCATGAGAATGTCATGAGAATGTCTATGACTCTATACTGTACTTGGTGTCAGGGAGCGGAAGGACTCTGACCTCGTGCCGTAATACTCGGAgcgtacacacacagaggacagaGCCCGGAGCATGTGGTGGCTGTAGCCTTTACCCTGGCTCTCTTGGGCCGGGTCAGGGGTGTTCCTGAAATATAACGgggaaaagaaacaaacaacttTGACTTTAAATGCTTCAGGATTGGaaccaaaataaaaagtaacattCGTTAATAGGACTTCTGTGCTACCAAGggtataaaaaacaataactgcATCCTGAAAAGAAcagttttattaaacaaaaagttTCAACTTTGGGAGTTATTTACTACAACACATCTCAGCAATACATTATGTACAAACCTATGAAGAGAGAAAGGTAGGTGCTGTTAGGAAAACAAAAGTTCACGGACTAAAAGCTTAGCAATGAAGTCGACATGATTACTTTCTCTCAGTCCTACTCAATGTTCATTTCCCATGTTGAATGTCTGCGTGATACTTTCAAACTTCTAATAACCAAGCATATTCATAGCCTTGGTAACAAACTGTTCACCCTTTAGGCCACACTGATGTTTGTTAACACCAAATATCTTTGGAACAATGAGTACTCAGGTACACAGTATGTAAATTCAGCCATGGCCTGTGCCACACTGACTGGGTCAAAATGGAAACCTAACTGGTGTGTGAGGTGTGACAGAGTGGGGTGGGTAGTGTTCTGGCACAGTGTCATGAGTACCATGTGTTATAGATATGGAGTGAACTGTGTGGTGAACTCACAGTTCCTGGTTGTTGAGGACACTGAGCAGGTCCTGGACCAGGCTGTCACGGGGCAGCGTCTGGTTCACTACGCTGGTAAATAGTCTCTTTCCATGCTGCATCTTTCTCCATGGGGTATCCAACAACGAGTTACTCAAACCATAGATTCCTGCTGGAGCGGCAGACACACaacattgctaaaaaaaaaactgatattCCTTTTACATTACTACTAAAGCACACACTCAAATACAGAGGCATCTTATCAGTCAAAAGAATGGCTTCTATATAATGACAGTAGTACATGCAAAGACAATTCCACACACAAACCTGGATTAAGACGGACGGGTTCGGTGCTGCCTCTGTTTCCATAGTAACACACAGTGTCTTCTTTGGCCCTGTGTTGGACACAATGAGTGAGGTAATTATGAATTAATGTTGATAATGGTCTGAAGTTCTGCTGAATTCTGAGGGTCATTCAAAATCATCTGTGGTTTCATAATTGAGCAGAGTGTTATGCAATTTGCTGAGCCGCAATTTACAGAGCTTCTCAATTTGTTAGCAAGTTACAGCAAATGTAATGCCaagtaaaaatgaaaatgtgaattgtAGCAATAAAATCCAATTCgatgttttataaaaaataaaaatacaaacataatacaaaagtAATTCAAATCCTACTGTCTAACTGGACCTTTACATTCTTTACCTGACAAAAATCCTCCTTTTAGGAATATCACTGCATATCTCAACTGCAGCAGATAGAACTgaattaattgtaattaaaacaaGCGTTTTGAAAGTAAATTAATTGCTTTGTCAGTTCCTGACAGCCATCATTAGCATAATCAGGCAATGTGGTGTCGAGTGCAACTGTGCATAAACATCCAAATTCCTTTCCGCTGTTGAAAAATGTCTGACCACTCCAGACCACAATACCCAGCTACCGGTCATGGCTGTGATCTGTTGAGTCAGCTGCCAAGATCAAAAGTTTGAAAACTGTCAAGCCTTTGATGCTTTTGTTTCCATCTCTGAGCCAAGCTTAATCTAAAAAGCTATGAGGAGAGAAGATTACTCCCTAGGTGTGAGATTAAGACCCAGTTGATAATACCATCTGCAAATAGCAGAGGACCAAGGGACAGACAGGATCAAATATGTCTGACATTAGGAGTTCCGCTGTCTGCTAAATGGTTCTCTCTTTCAATTAATTACAAACTAATTTGCCTGTCTGCTGTCCAACCTTGTAAATTTGTTTACGCCACAATAGGAAACAAATCCCAGAAATAAAAGGTGCAGCTCCTGTGCAAAGGGTACCTGTCTGTTTATCTTAGGGTTTCTCATGTGGTGTAAAATGTCCAGGGGCAGCTGGCCCAGTGAGCTAGTAAAAAGGCTTTTGGAAAATGATGAAAGCTATTTTGTTAACACCACACCatctgaaaacaaaatacaaaaataatcaaTGTTGGGCGTCAACCAAAGCCAAACCAGAAGGAAACATTCTGAAATGTGAATGTCTGTAACAACAGTAATGACACATAACCACCACGTCTTTGCATGTTCTCTTCCATGGACAATATTTTGCAGCTCCACTGCTTGATAACAACACCTCCCCaaaattgtatataaaaatgcaaCCCTGCTGAGGTGTCCAGATGGTGCTATGGGCTCAGTGTGCAGTGGGGAGATGGAGCTATTTGTGTAGATCACTCTCAGTCccaacccaaacaaacacacagtgtgaCACACTGTTTGGACAGATTGAGGTCTAGGCTCAATAGTCTCACCCAGAAGCACAATGGCTACTTGTGCAGTCTGTGGTGGGAATTAAATTGACTCCGGAGGTAGCAGGATATCTCAGACAGATAGGGTAAAGGGTATTTCCAGATGCTTCGATGTGAATATGTAAAACTCACCAGTTCTACTGCAGGGGGTAGCTAAGTCCACTTCAGCTGAGCCTGAGCGGTAAGGTCTGGTTCTTTGAAATAATCGAATGTCTCAGATCAACTCAAATATCGAGCACTCAAAATTCTATACAACTTTGTTAAGTTAGACAGCAGTAGTAAAAGGTAAAGCGATGCAGGGGTGATTCATTGTGTTACCtgcatatttgcaaataaaatgctaaactaaTATTAAGACATGGTCACTTAAGTGGCATTCAATGCTGTAAATACAGAGCTTAGCCCAGGGACTACAACTGCTTCCAGAAATTAAATAGCCCATACACCACAGAATACCAATGGAGTAATGCAGCTCCAAACTAAACCACTAattctttttaaaaacaaaaaacaaaagcttACCAAAAGCTACCACAGACCACgcaaacacaacacactttCTAAACCGTTTTGAGGATGTATACTATGGCATCGCAATCTGGGATGTCATGAGATGATAGAGTCTGTTTATTAAAGTGACAATCTACCACCACACAGActtgaataaataaacacactaGAAAAGTGGGATGTTTATTAGATTATAGATTGCTGCTTGGCTATGTTGAAATGCTACAACAAACAAAGATGCAGGTAGTCACTGCCTgtggcgttgttaggcctgggcttcAGCCCCCGTCGTTACTGGAATAGCTCCAGGTCTTTTGATCCAATTCCCAAAAATGAAGATGAAGGGGTTTGCTTGTTTTTGCAAGTTGCGCGTGCAACTGCACAGGGTTGTATCTTGCTAAACAGACAGGGGCAACATTCTTGTATTAGCAATTTAGCGCACTTGTTTTGGCAGTGTGACTAGCAAAAGAAAGGTGCGTGCAGCCAAGTGTACTGTGCCTTATTTGCCTTGATATTGGCTACAATAACAAGCAAAAGACACAGGCTCATCCAGACAGCTAACACCAACAATACACAATCCTTTCTCAAGTATCCTAAGGGCATTAACGTTGACGAACTGGCACGTCACTATTCAAAGGTATATATTCCTCAGCCATTGAAATAAACCAAACTTTTTTCAACACGGTTTTGAACAGGTGTTGCCAGGTATACATCATTTATAAAATTGCTTGCTAGCAGATAAAAGTAAAAAGAGCAGACAGAAGATTTAGGCCAAAAGGAGGTTTGAGGTTACTTTCATTAAAGGGACACTGTTTGCGAAACAATATTAAGAACGTTCACAATATCAAGCTCTTCTTTTAATGAGCAACCATTATAAGCAGCAATTGTTTTGTAATCACAAAAGCTAGCAAACTCCCAAGAGTGTAAAAAAATACCATGATTTTGACATCAATTCTGGTGCAATTCTTCcagtacatttatatatatatatatatatatatatatatatatatatatatatatatttttttttttttttttcttttgggtaAACACAAATGTCTCTCTCTAAATAAACACATAGTAGGGCCAATTGGAACACTAGTCTAAGTCACAGCCTCCAAGCACATCTACACCATTATGCCAAAGGGATTAAAGTGGATTTCTCTAACCTGCTGTGGTAGTATTGCAGGTAAGGTCAAAATCATGAATGGGACTTCGAAAATTGGGAAAGGAGCAAAATAAAGACCTGATTTATTAGATAAACATGAGCTGACCAAGAACCAAATGGCCAATCAAACAGAGTTTCTGAGTTCTTCTGCAGAGGTGGGAGAACTTCCAGGACAACCACCTCAATCAGCACTCCATTAACCAGGCCTTTATGGAAGTATGATTAGACAGAAGCCAGTCCTGAGTAAAAGGAATGGCATGTGCCAACTGGAGTTTGACAAATGGCTTTGAGAGCATGTGGATAAAGATTCTCTGATGAGACCAGAAATCTAACTACTatgcctgaatgccaagtgctacATCTGACAAAAAAAAGGTGAAGTATGGTAGTGGGaccatcatgctgtggggatacAGAGAATGTGGACTGGGACAATGTTCAGAATCAAGtaaaggatgaacagagcaaaatactgAGAGGTACTTGAACAAAatctgatccagagcacacaggacttAAGACTGGGGTGAAAAAGGGCCTTAAtacttcagttttttattttcaataaattggcacaactttccacacatttttttccctctgtcattatgggatattgtgtgtaggacaacaaaaaataaatcatgacaacaaaatgtggaataaGTAAAGGAGAACATGTGGAGAAAAACCCAAGCCACAGTATTcttatatttatacatattgtCCATGGAGACAAAAACTATCACGTCAACTTCCCAAATACAGAGCAGTTACCATTTATATTCAGCTGTGATGAAAGTGCTTATCCCATTACTGCATCCCAATGACGATCCACAATATACAACAGGAAGAAACACTGCATCTTTGAAATGGCCTCCACACGTCTTGTCCTATTACACAATATCATAACATCATTATATCATTGGATGGATGAGAAATCCActaattttaaaatgtgtatccATGGATACAGAGCAGcctcaaaacaaacaatatgtcCTCTGGGTTATTTCTAACCAACACACATCACTGTGGTTTCATTGTGCAGACGAGGAACTAATAGCTCTGTAATGAGCCTGTTTATTAAAAAGCTTtgcaaacaaatacattatagTCCCATCCGCTgccttgtctgtt
This portion of the Esox lucius isolate fEsoLuc1 chromosome 13, fEsoLuc1.pri, whole genome shotgun sequence genome encodes:
- the tango2 gene encoding transport and Golgi organization protein 2 homolog isoform X4; translation: MCIIFFKFDPRPASKNAYRLILAANRDEFYNRPTKAADFWASNSEILSGLDLEEGKEGGSWLGINKKGKLAALTNYLEGRPNPDLQGRGFLVSNFLTDQSQDSLSYLKKVSFEGHLYNGFNLLTAEFKAKEDTVCYYGNRGSTEPVRLNPGIYGLSNSLLDTPWRKMQHGKRLFTSVVNQTLPRDSLVQDLLSVLNNQELNTPDPAQESQGKGYSHHMLRALSSVCVRSEYYGTRTNTIILIDTAGNVTFTERTMLDCDISRWSTSSFQFKLQD
- the tango2 gene encoding transport and Golgi organization protein 2 homolog isoform X3; translation: MCIIFFKFDPRPASKNAYRLILAANRDEFYNRPTKAADFWASNSEILSGLDLEEGKEGGSWLGINKKGKLAALTNYLEGRPNPDLQGRGFLVSNFLTDQSQDSLSYLKKVSFEGHLYNGFNLLTAEFKAKEDTVCYYGNRGSTEPVRLNPAGIYGLSNSLLDTPWRKMQHGKRLFTSVVNQTLPRDSLVQDLLSVLNNQELNTPDPAQESQGKGYSHHMLRALSSVCVRSEYYGTRTNTIILIDTAGNVTFTERTMLDCDISRWSTSSFQFKLQD